Proteins encoded in a region of the Prunus persica cultivar Lovell chromosome G4, Prunus_persica_NCBIv2, whole genome shotgun sequence genome:
- the LOC18780139 gene encoding berberine bridge enzyme-like 8: MQREMEISHIKLVPVLLFILLNSVWCTTSNSISESFLQCFSSHIPSNSSSKIIITKNNPAYYSVLQFSIQNLRFFNTPTPKPEAIITPFKHSHVQAAVICSKKEGIQIRTRSGGHDFEGLSYVSIAPFILIDLFELRSIDIDIENEIAWVESGATLGELYYAIAQKSKVHGFPAGTCPTVGVGGHISGGGYGSLFRKYGMAADNVLDAKIVDVNGRVLDRKSMGEDLFWAIRGGGGASFGVILSWKLRLVPVPPTVTTYVASKTMEEGATKLLSQCQTIADWMPEGYFLRVGIGVTNGTNGGKTIEAEFSFLFLETYEELLPWMKENFPEFNLSRSAFTEMSWIQSILYFSDYSINDTEALLNRSQQSRSFFKGKSDYVTEPLSEAGMEVLYQILFQLDASAVILTPFGGIMSEISESEIPFPHRKGNLYEIQYSVAWDDDKDSEKDVSWTRMAYAYMAAYVSKSPRGAYLNSRDLDLGINKDANTSYAEASIWGLSYFKNNFRRLAQVKTVVDPGNFFFNEQSIPVLRSGKMKCQQQLDASL; encoded by the coding sequence ATGCAGAGAGAAATGGAGATCTCTCACATAAAACTAGTTCCAGTCCTACTTTTCATCCTTCTCAATTCAGTTTGGTGCACAACTTCAAACTCAATTTCTGAAAGCTTTCTTCAATGCTTTTCCTCCCACATACCTTCAAACTCAAGCAGCAAAATTATTATCACCAAAAACAATCCTGCTTATTACTCAGTCTTGCAATTTTCCATACAGAATCTCAGATTCTTCAACACTCCAACACCAAAACCAGAAGCTATCATTACTCCTTTTAAACACTCTCATGTTCAAGCAGCTGTAATTTGTTCCAAGAAAGAGGGCATACAAATAAGAACCCGAAGCGGGGGGCATGACTTCGAGGGCCTATCTTATGTATCGATAGCTCCTTTCATCCTGATTGATCTTTTCGAACTTCGGTCCATTGATATTGACATAGAGAATGAGATCGCTTGGGTCGAGTCTGGTGCTACTCTCGGGGAGTTGTATTACGCAATTGCACAAAAGAGTAAAGTCCATGGCTTTCCAGCAGGGACTTGTCCAACTGTTGGTGTGGGGGGACATATTAGTGGAGGTGGATATGGTTCCTTGTTCAGGAAGTATGGTATGGCAGCTGACAATGTCCTTGATGCTAAGATTGTCGACGTTAATGGCAGAGTTCTTGACAGAAAATCCATGGGAGAAGATCTCTTTTGGGCTATTAGAGGCGGGGGAGGCGCAAGCTTTGGAGTCATTCTGTCATGGAAACTTAGGTTGGTTCCGGTTCCTCCAACTGTAACAACTTACGTGGCATCAAAGACCATGGAAGAAGGTGCAACCAAACTTCTTTCTCAATGCCAAACAATAGCAGATTGGATGCCTGAAGGGTATTTCCTGCGTGTGGGTATAGGAGTTACAAATGGTACAAACGGTGGAAAAACTATTGAAGCTGAATTcagtttcttgtttcttgAGACTTATGAGGAACTTCTTCCTTGGATGAAAGAAAACTTCCCAGAGTTCAATTTAAGCCGGAGCGCATTCACTGAAATGAGTTGGATTCAGTCTATTCTATATTTCTCTGACTACTCAATAAATGATACAGAAGCTCTGCTCAACCGGAGTCAACAATCTAGGAGCTTCTTCAAAGGAAAATCAGACTACGTGACAGAACCACTTTCAGAAGCGGGCATGGAAGTTTTATATCAGATATTGTTTCAACTAGACGCATCCGCGGTGATACTGACACCTTTTGGCGGAATAATGAGTGAGATTTCCGAATCAGAAATTCCTTTCCCACACAGAAAAGGAAACTTATATGAAATCCAGTATTCTGTCGCTTGGGATGATGACAAAGATAGTGAGAAAGATGTTAGCTGGACAAGAATGGCGTACGCCTACATGGCAGCATATGTTTCCAAGTCCCCAAGAGGTGCCTATTTGAACTCCAGGGATCTTGACTTGGGGATAAACAAGGATGCTAACACAAGCTATGCAGAAGCAAGCATTTGGGGTTTGAGCTACTTCAAGAATAACTTCAGGAGACTTGCTCAAGTGAAGACCGTAGTTGATCCTGGtaacttcttttttaatgAACAAAGCATCCCTGTGTTACGATCTGGAAAAATGAAATGCCAACAACAACTAGATGCGTCTCTGTAA